One Intestinimonas butyriciproducens genomic window, CAGCCTGCTGGAGCCCAAGCTGGTGGGAGACCGCGTCGGCCTTCCCCCCCTGGCCGCGCTGCTGTGCATGTATGTGGGGTTCCGGGCCTTCGGTGTGGTCGGGATGGTGCTCTCCCCCCTGGCCGCCATCCTGATCAAGGAGGCCCACGACTGCGGTATCGTGCGGCTGTGGCGGGACTGAGTCCGCGGGGTGTGCCCTCCCTCCTCCGGATGCCGTCCCTTTTTTCATTGATTTTCTCCGAAAACCTCGGATTTCCCCCTTGCTTATCCCTGTACGATAGTCTATATTAGGATGGTGTAAAGACGGCCCGCCGTGAGCACCATGGGGCCGAGCAGAGAGGATGTACGCACCTTGAACATTATTATTGTCGGCGACGGCAAAGTCGGCTACACACTGGCTGAGCATCTCTCCCGTGAGGAGCACAATGTCACCATTGTGGACACCAGCGAGGAGGCCCTGCGCAAAGCCGACGAATCCTTGGACGTCATGTGCATCAAAGGAAACGGCGCTTCCATCACCGCACTCCGGGAGGCCGGCGCCGACACAGCCGATCTTCTCATCGCCGCCACCAGCATGGACGAGATCAACATGGTCTGCTGCCTCACCGCCAAGCGCCTGGGCACCCGTTTCACCATCGCGCGGGTCCGCAACGTCGAATATACGGTGGACGCCAGCGCCCTCAAGCACGATATGGGCATCGACACCCTGATCAACCCAGAGAACGCCACCGCGGTGGAAATCGCCCGGCTGCTCCGGTTTCCCTCTGCCGCCAATATCGAGACCTTCTACCGCGGTCGCGTGGAGCTCATGAGCTTTCGGGCCCGGGAGGAGGATTTTTTCTTGGGCCAGCCCCTCTCCGCCCTCTCGCAGCAGGTGCGGAACCTCCCCATCCTTTTCTGCGCCGCGGAGCGGAATGGAGAGGTCATCATCCCGGACGGCTCCTTCGTCCCCCAGGCCGAGGACCGGATCTATGTGATCGGGGCCCCTCTCGGCGTACATGAGTTCTTCAAGCTGATCGGCCGTTACGCCCCCCATATCCGCAATGTGTTCGTGGTGGGCGGCGGGCGCATCACCTACTATCTCTCCGCCATCCTGGAGCGCATGAATATGCACGTAAAGATCGTGGAGCTCAGCGAAGCGCGCTGCCGCCAGCTCTCCGAGATCCTTCCTCACAGCCTGATCATCTGCGGCGACGGCACCGACCAGGAACTCCTGGAATCGGAAAACCTGGAGGATGCCGACGCCTTTGTGGCCCTCACCGGGCGGGACGAGGACAACCTGATCATCTCCCTCTACGCCATGCAGCGCAAGGTCGCCAAAGTCGTGGCCAAATGTAACCGGCAAAACTACACCGGCATCGTGCG contains:
- the trkA gene encoding Trk system potassium transporter TrkA encodes the protein MNIIIVGDGKVGYTLAEHLSREEHNVTIVDTSEEALRKADESLDVMCIKGNGASITALREAGADTADLLIAATSMDEINMVCCLTAKRLGTRFTIARVRNVEYTVDASALKHDMGIDTLINPENATAVEIARLLRFPSAANIETFYRGRVELMSFRAREEDFFLGQPLSALSQQVRNLPILFCAAERNGEVIIPDGSFVPQAEDRIYVIGAPLGVHEFFKLIGRYAPHIRNVFVVGGGRITYYLSAILERMNMHVKIVELSEARCRQLSEILPHSLIICGDGTDQELLESENLEDADAFVALTGRDEDNLIISLYAMQRKVAKVVAKCNRQNYTGIVRDLGLDSVISPKLFTANQILHIVRGMQNSKGSVMSTLYRIADGGAEAAEFVVNETTRHLGTPLKDLRLKKGILVAVIVHQGRTIIPEGSSTIELGDTVIIISSNQGILDINDIFDDSILDLGAGNQ